In a genomic window of Flavobacterium crassostreae:
- a CDS encoding IS3 family transposase — protein MVSKRNSEKEEKAFKIKWIYESIGISKQAYYQRIESYKIKEIRNNIVIDFVLEIRERMPGTGTRKLLDHLQEKFVQNDIKMGRDALFDLLRVRGLFIKRTKRFHITTDSKHYFYKSPNLLYNLAITHAEQVFVADITYVKTDVGHAYLALVTDAYSRKIMGWALENNMRVEMVKNALNMAYKNCVFNHKNIIHHSDRGIQYCCPDHSEFAENKGFILSTTQKYDPYENAIAERINGILKYEFGLKKTIKSIQIAKAMTKEAVEIYNNERTHWSLDLKTPQSVHLQYNKQKNKSYKKTKKIAI, from the coding sequence ACGAAATTCAGAAAAAGAAGAAAAAGCTTTTAAAATAAAATGGATTTACGAATCAATCGGGATAAGTAAACAAGCTTATTATCAAAGAATTGAATCCTATAAAATCAAAGAAATACGCAATAACATTGTGATTGATTTTGTGTTGGAAATACGCGAAAGAATGCCAGGAACAGGAACAAGAAAGCTCTTAGATCACTTACAAGAAAAGTTTGTTCAAAACGACATAAAAATGGGAAGAGATGCGCTATTTGACTTGCTTAGAGTTAGAGGATTATTCATAAAGAGAACCAAACGTTTTCATATCACAACGGACTCTAAACACTATTTTTACAAGTCTCCTAACCTACTCTATAACTTAGCAATAACACACGCTGAACAAGTTTTTGTTGCAGATATAACTTATGTTAAAACCGATGTAGGACATGCTTATTTAGCCTTGGTAACAGATGCCTATTCTAGAAAAATAATGGGCTGGGCATTAGAGAACAATATGCGGGTAGAAATGGTTAAAAACGCACTTAATATGGCTTATAAAAATTGTGTTTTTAACCATAAAAACATCATTCATCATAGCGATAGAGGCATACAATATTGCTGTCCTGACCATAGTGAATTTGCTGAAAATAAAGGTTTTATATTAAGTACAACGCAAAAATATGACCCTTACGAAAATGCAATTGCAGAACGTATTAACGGAATTTTAAAATATGAATTTGGATTAAAAAAAACAATTAAATCGATTCAAATAGCAAAAGCAATGACCAAAGAAGCTGTAGAAATATACAATAACGAAAGGACTCATTGGAGTTTAGACTTAAAAACACCACAATCTGTTCATTTACAATACAATAAACAGAAAAATAAATCTTATAAAAAGACAAAAAAAATTGCTATTTAA